The following is a genomic window from Lactococcus carnosus.
TCAATCGTTTCCTTGCGCTTATCATAGATTGTTTTAATGCCAATTGTGTGGCAGATATCCTCAACTTGATCCATCGCGAACTTAAGAAACAAATTTCACAGTCTTTAGGATTGCTTTTATAAAATTTGTAGCCCTTACGATTTGTCGTCGCATACCTTAAAAGTTTATCATGAGGACAGTTATAGCCATTATAAAATTCATCATAGACATGCACACACTTCCTAAAAAAACCAGCCTTCATCATCGGATGTTTGTAAGGTAAAATTGGTATGCTATCTTGACTTAAGAGATTGTGTGCAATAGTGAGTGTTTTATACCCGCGTCCAAGATGAACTTATCTAGCAATCACTGTTTTCTAGTTAACTTGTCAAATAACGCTTTTACCGTACTGCGGCTATCATATTCATTTCCAAGATGACTGGTGTAGGCAAACGCCACTTGTTCAGAGTAGGAGAAGACCTCCTTATGTTTACCTTTATGATAACAACCACTTTCCAGGTCAGTTTTGGATATTTTCTTAGAATTTGAGTCACTTACGGTCAACCCCAATTTCTTTTTAGAGTGCATCTTTGTACCAAAGATCGGTTTCCTCAATTACAACACTTGATGAATTTCAACGCTTTTAGTTTTTCCTGATATTGTGAAATGAGGGACCTCATCTAGCAAGCTCAGATCTAGAAACCAACGATAAACGGCATTAACCTTGATGTCTTTTATTGTTTGATGCATGCTTTTAATAGCACACAGGTACTGTAAAAGTGGGTGTTTAATTAGCATGACTGGATCAAGAGATGGACAACCATCATCAAGTGGACACTTGTCCATAACCAACTTATAAATGAAGGTAAAATCACCGGTTTCGTCAATTTGAAGAAGCAGTTGATCTTCTGGTATTAACTCATCAAGCGTTAAAACTTACATCTGATTTCTAGCATTTTGCGTCAGTTTACCAATCAAAAAAAATCACTTATTGATTATGTTACACTTTTTTTTAATAAAAAAATCCACGGTGACTTTGTCTTCAGTCTGAGTCGAAAATCTTCCCATAGTACTATGGGAAGATTTTCGACTTTTATAAAGTATACAGAATCTATGATAGAGTACTAATATAAGGATTTAAAATATATTCTTATAGCACTTGTTGCGTATACTGAAGAAATGATACTAAGAGAATGTTATTTTGCTCTACAACTTTTAAAAAGTGGTGTAGAACCAACCATTTTAGCTTACTTGTTATTTTTATTACTGAAACAAAAGGGAAGTCCAAAACAAGATATAGCCAAAACTAAGAACGTTTGATTTTTAGTTTTAATATATAAAATTAAATAAATTGCTGATGCAAGCCACCACAAGTACTTTTTATAATTAGTATTAAACATTTTTTAAGATTGTTCTCCTTTTAATATTTTAATAAAGTATTGCAACTACATGTTACACCTTTATTTTACATTATACAAAAAAAAAAAAAAGTTATTATGAAAGGTCTTCATATGAAATCAAATATTAATGAAATTCAAGAAATTTCCAAAAAGATCAGTGGCAGGGAAGATATTATTACTTTGTATCAAGAATATGGGCATGATATTTTATCCAATTTGAAGAGTAATAAATTAGATAGCTATGGTATTTGGAAAAATTTTATCCACTGTGAACAGCATTCTATTTTGGAATGTCTGCTTCTTTTTGCACACAGCTCATATCAGAAATCGATAGACTATTGTTGGAGAATGAAGAGTATTTTAACATAATAAAAATAAAAAATACTATAAAAAAAGATATGATTAGAAATATATTAGTTATATCAAATAGTATATGGACAACAGAGATAAGGAATTTTGGTGGAACAGAGGAAGAATTTTTTAAAAAAATTTCTAGGGATTTTAATTTTTTTAATAAAATATTAGTTAAGTATCCTTATTGGTACATATCCTTAAGTAGCTTTTTATTTGATACTGTAGAATTTTTAATTAGTTTTTTTAAGCATTTAATTAGTGACTATGAAATTGTAATGAAGAAGTTTATGGATAATATAGTCAAAATAGATGATTTAAATCTTGCAATGGGAGATAGGCATAGAGGGAAATTTGTCATTGAAGTTGTAACACTAGAAGGAAATTTCTTTTATAAACCAAGATCAGGAGAGATAGATAATGCTTTCAAAAACATTCTAAATGTCTTATCTTCTAAAAAAGAAATTCTAGACATGCATTATCCAGATTTTATTGATTGTAAAGAATACTCATGGTTCAATAAAATTAACTATAAAGTATTATCTAGCTCTGCTGAATTTCGAGACTATTATATACGACTAGGTCAGACTATTGCAATAATCTATATCCTAAATGGAGGGGATCTTCATTATGAAAATATAATCTCACATGGTCCTTACCCAATAATTATAGATAGTGAGCCATTATTAACTAATAGGTTAAGATTTAAAAAAAATGATACATCTACTCTTATACAAAATAATTCTATTAATTATTTAGATGATTCTGTAAGAAATTCACTGATGTTACCAAATGTTTTTAGTCTCAGAGGACAATATTTTGAGTTTAGTCCACTTAAAATTTATGATGAGTTAGGCCCAAATACACAAGAGGATAAAAAAAAATCATGTAATCATAAAGTACTGAAAAGTGAATTAAATATGGTATCAGAATTCGTATGCTTAGGATTTATGAATACATACGAAGAAGTTTTAAAAAATAGAGAGAATTATAAAAAATACATTACTAACCAGTTCAAGGATTTAAGGTTAAGATTTTTGAATAAACCCACAGATGATTACTCTAAGGTAAGAGATTTATTAAGAAATCCCGTATGTTTCTATGATTTTAGATATGCTTTTGCTATATCATCCAAAATTTTAAACAATTTTCAAGGGATACCAAGACCTGAAGAAATTTCTGAACAGGCTGAGATGTTAAGCTTTAATATACCGTACTTTGAAATTAGGGCTAATTCTAAAGATTTGATTATTTCATACAGTAAAGTAATAGAAAATTTTTTTATTGAAAAACCGATTGATGGTTTAACTCATAAAATCGATATTTTAGGAAGAATTGATTTACATAGGCAACTCAAAATAATAAGACAAATGTTTTCTATTATTTCTCCAGATTTTAAGATTAGCGAATTGAATAGTGTAAAACATTACAATAAGCCGAAGTTTTACTATTCTGATCAGGAAGCAAGAATCTATAGTGAAAAATTAATTGAACAAATATTTGATATGTCTACAACCAATCCAATAACAAATCAATATATTTGGACAGGACCAGAGCTAGAAGGAAATTTAAAAACAAGACAGTTCTATTATAGAAATTTGGATTATCCTAATAGCTATTATAGTGGCAGCGTTGGAATTTTAATCGGGTTACTCAAACTTGAAAATTACTATAAATATAATTCATATATTAAAAAACTAATAGTAGATATTGAAATTGATATTGATAATATATTAAGTAGTAAAGATACGGGAATAAATATTGGTGCATATAATGGAATTTCTCAATATATAAAGTACTATATTGATTTATATAGTGTAAAAAAAGTTAAATTTGACTACTTCTTAGATCGTATAGATAAACTAGTTAATAAAATCCATGCCTCCCTTGAGAAGGATAAAAAATTAGATATATTAGATGGGACAGCAGGAGTCTCTATGACTTTAATTGCTCTGTTAGATATAAATATTCCTGAAAAGCTTAGGGAAAAAGTGATTGCACTTATTAGTAAATGTCATGATCACCTTATTAATTCTATAATTATTAGGGATGGAGAATATTATTTTCCAACTGAACAGGACAAGGAGAAATTTTTTACAGGATTTGCACACGGGACATCCGGGATAACTATGGCCTTATATAAGGCAGGAAAAATATTAAGTATAGATAACTCAAAAATTATAGAAAAAATTATAGAAACTGAAAGAAAATATTATAACAAAGTTGATAAATGTTGGTATAGAGATAATAGTAAAAAGGATATTTCATGGGGATGGTGTCATGGGGTTCCAGGGATCTTACTTTCTAGAGTTGAACTATTTTCAGATGGTTATCGTGATAAATATTTACTTAATGAAATTGAGGAATTATATAAGATTACTATTCACGAAAGTTTGGGAACTAATCTTACATTCTGTCATGGTGATCCTGGGAATTTAACTATCTGTAAATATGTTCAGCGAAAGCTTTCTTTTATTGACGAAGATTTGGATAACTATATCAAGTCACTGATATTTTGCATAATTAATTCTGAGGAATATTGTATACGTGGGAATGAAGCACCTGGTTTAGTTCAAGGGAAAATGGGTATAGTTAATTTTATAAATGCTGATTTAAAAAATGATTTTGACCCGCTATTCGACATTATAATGATGACTTCTAAATGAGAATAAAACTATTTGCTATTTTTTAATAAAAGTTTTTTTTCAGTGAGTAAGTTTCGCTGAAAATAGGAGAGAAAAAATGAATATTTTAACTATCAGTAACTTGAATTTTTCGTATGGGAAAAAAAGAATTATTAACAATGGAAATTTATCTGTAGAATCGGGAGATATTGTGGGGCTGATAGGAAATAATGGGTCAGGGAAAACCACTCTTATGAAATTAATATCAGGTATAATTCCTGGATACTCAGAAAATATTACTGTTAATTCTAAAAGTATAGGAATTCTTATTGAGGAACCGAGTCTATATAAAGATATGACAGTGATAGAAAATCTACGATTTTATTGTAAACTGTACAGAAAAGAATATGATGTTATTTCTAAGTATAAAAAGATATTAGGTGTAGAAACTTTTTTAAATAAAAAAGTTTCTAAATTATCTCTTGGAATGAAGCAACGTATTGGATTATTTAGTGCTTTAATAGCTTCAAACGAATTTGTTTTACTCGATGAACCGACAAATGGTTTAGATCCTACAGGAATAGATGATTTATTAAAATTAATAAAAAAATTATCTCTAGATTTTGATATTACATTCATTATCTCAAGCCATATCTTAGAAAATTTAGATAAGATATGTAATAAAAATGTTTTGATAAGAGATGAAAAGTTGATTTATCTAGATTCCTCTGAATATATGAAGTTTAAAATTTACAGTTTTGAAGTTAGCCAAAATATGATAATAAAAATTTTAGAAGCGAAAGCAATCTCTTATGAATCAAACAAGAGAGATATCATAGTTTCAGCTTCGGATATTGAGCAGGTTGAATCTCTTTTTAACGAAAAAAATATTAGAATTAGTAAAGAAAAATCTAGCTTAAGTGAGGTATATTTCAATGAAAAGTAAAGTAGAGATTTTATTTTTAAAAAAGGATATCTTTAGAGTAAGCTTACCGATTTTTTGGGGGCTGTCACTAATTTCAGGTTTCAGTATTATTTGGTCAAAAAATTATCTATCAGGACCTTTTAGAGTAGATAATATATACGCTATGTTTTCAACGATATCAAGTTTTATGTTAATGTATTTATCTGTAAGTCTGTTTGGAAAGGAATTTCAATATAAAACAATTAATATGATTCGAATTAGTAATAGAAGCCCATTAGAAATTATTATAAGGAAGTTGATTGTAATGGTTGTGGCTGGCTTAATTACTTCGTTACTATCATTTTTAGAAGTTCTTGTGGAGCAACTTTATTTTGGTCATACTGAGGTAAATTTGATAAATCTTTTGGGACGCTTAACTTTATCTTATTTTGTTTATTGTTTATTCTTATTCTCTGTTGGTAGTATAATTGTTTTTCTTCTAAAAAATACACTATTTTCTTTCATTTGTATTCTTCTGTTCCTAAGAATAGGAGTGACTTTTATGAATATACTAAGCAATTTCTCAACAATGAGGTCTTTTGTACAATACATTCCTCTTTCTTTTGCTGAAACCTCTTTCTCATTTGCTAATTATACAGGAAAACAGATGTTAGTAATGGTATTATGGAGTTTTGTATTTTTATCTCTTACACCACTAATTTATAAAAAAAGGGGGTATGAGTAATGATTAAATATGAAAGCAATAAGTTATCTAGTATTCATGGAATATTTGATTGTTATTACCAACAGTATGTTTCTAAAATATTAATTGAGTTAAACAAAGTTGAACCGAAAAAATTTTTCACTGAAAATATTAAAGAAACATGCCGTTATGAAATAGTTGATAAAATTATAGAACAAATATCTAATGTAACTACATACTCTTTGATTGATTTCTACAATTATCACAAAAAAAAGAGTAATATTTCATATAAAGAGTTTAATAATTTACTAAAAAAGCAAGAGTTCGTTGATGAGTTTCATCTATTATACCCTCTAATCCCAACAAGATCAATAACTATAATTGAAAATTATACTCTTAAATTCGAAAATATTATGAAGATACTATTATATTATAAGAAAGATATTCTGCAATTTCTAAACGTTGAAGTTGACAATGAATTAGAAATATCATATCTTAATTCATTTGATGGGGATTTTCATAAGGAGACTTTTGTAGTAATTGTCGGTTTATATGATAGAAAAATAGTTATTAAAAAAAGAACTAATTTAGGAGAAAGAATATTAAATATAGTTCAAAAATACTTCAAAAAAGAATTCATTGATATACCAGTTGCTAAAACATTACTTTTAAGTAATGACTTGTGTATACAAGAGTATATAAAAAATGATGATATTCTTGATAATAAGGAATTAAAGTCTTTCTATTTTAAATTTGGAGTTATGGCAGGTATCTTTACTGCATTAGGAAGTAAAGATTTACACAGTGAAAATATGATTGCTAATATTAATGGTCCATATTTTATTGATTTAGAAGCAGCTATCACTTCAGAAGAACATATATTATCTTTTTCTTTTTTAAAAGAGAGCTATTTATTTGATTCAAATGAACAAAGAATGGTCTATGGCATGGTAGATCTAAGTGCCTTTAGTGGTGGAAATATTACTTCTTCAGAGTATTCTATAAAAAATAAAGGAAAAGACGATATTTCTTTAGGTATCTCAGAATTTACGAATGAAGGTAAAAATATTCCCAAAAATTTGAGAGGAGTATTTGTTAACACATTTGATTATAGAAAAGAAGTTATTGACGGATTTATTATTTCAATGAACATCTTGAAAAAATATAAGTCCTATTTAATTGAAGAACTTAAAGACATTGAAGATTATACTCATCGTCTTGTATTAAGAGATACTGGTTTCTATGCGAAATATCTTCATGATTTGAATTTCCCTTTATATACAAAAAATTTAAGTAAAACCCAAAATTATATAAAAATTTTAAAAAAAAGAAGTATCAGGGAAAAAAAAATACTTGATGAAGAAGTAGAATGTCTGGAAAAAAATATTATTCCTTACTTTACTAGTAGCGATTTTGAAAATAATGATGTGACTAGACTAAATTTTATTAATCATTTTTCAAAAGTAATTGATGGGATGGATAAAGAGTTACATTATCTAAATATGATACTGTCAAATGATGCTACAGAAGAATTTAAAATAAACTTTTCAAGTAGTAAGAATAGGGTTTTCAGTGAAATAAAAGCCTTTGAAAACTACTGCTCAACAGAAGATTTATTTAAATACGGGGTAACTGATTATTCTGTAACTGACAGGCTACTAGGTTACTATAATGATCTATTTACTTTTGGAGGATCCATACTAACTTTTAACAATATTATCAGTAACACAAAAAAATTAGATAAAGTATTAAATACAGTAAATTTTAATAGATGCAATTTTTATATTTCTGGTCTTACCGGTTATCAGTCAGGACTATTACTTAAATATATCCTTGGACAAGAGACTAAAAATTATTTATCAGCCCGCGAAATGGCTTTAAAGAATGATGATATTGATTTTTCTACTTATGGTAGTGCAATAGTTATATTAGATTATTTGTATCGCCAAACGGATAAATTAGAATATTTAAAAGATATTAAGTTTTTAGGGGAGAAGTATCTTGAAAACATTGGGAAGCATAAACTAACAGGCATGTTGCATGGATACGCTGGAGATTTAATTGTTTTGAATGTACTTTTTCATTATTATAATAAAAATATTATAATAGAAAATATTGAAGAAGCTATTAAAAATGAAAATATTCATTTTGATAGCGGAAAAGCAAATTGGAGAGATTCCAGAGTTGAAGGAGTGAAAAACTTTCCTTGTGCAATATCTTATGGATCACCAGGTATAATTATTAGTAGGTTAATTTTATTAAAAAACACTAGAATTTCAGTTAATTTACGGCAATCAATTTATAAAGATATTAAAAATGGTGTGTTAGGAATCATCAGCCAGCAGAGGTTTGAATTCTCAGATGATACGTTAATTAATGGCTATGCTGGTGCTGTTCTAACATTAAAAATAGTATTGGAAAGTAAAATTTTTAGTAATAATCATGATTTAAATTGTAAAATCTTACAGTATGTTGACCAAGCAAAAAAAGAATTGACTTGTGAAGAGTGGCGATATGCAAAATTACA
Proteins encoded in this region:
- a CDS encoding transposase; amino-acid sequence: MDKCPLDDGCPSLDPVMLIKHPLLQYLCAIKSMHQTIKDIKVNAVYRWFLDLSLLDEVPHFTISGKTKSVEIHQVL
- a CDS encoding DUF4135 domain-containing protein, which codes for MENEEYFNIIKIKNTIKKDMIRNILVISNSIWTTEIRNFGGTEEEFFKKISRDFNFFNKILVKYPYWYISLSSFLFDTVEFLISFFKHLISDYEIVMKKFMDNIVKIDDLNLAMGDRHRGKFVIEVVTLEGNFFYKPRSGEIDNAFKNILNVLSSKKEILDMHYPDFIDCKEYSWFNKINYKVLSSSAEFRDYYIRLGQTIAIIYILNGGDLHYENIISHGPYPIIIDSEPLLTNRLRFKKNDTSTLIQNNSINYLDDSVRNSLMLPNVFSLRGQYFEFSPLKIYDELGPNTQEDKKKSCNHKVLKSELNMVSEFVCLGFMNTYEEVLKNRENYKKYITNQFKDLRLRFLNKPTDDYSKVRDLLRNPVCFYDFRYAFAISSKILNNFQGIPRPEEISEQAEMLSFNIPYFEIRANSKDLIISYSKVIENFFIEKPIDGLTHKIDILGRIDLHRQLKIIRQMFSIISPDFKISELNSVKHYNKPKFYYSDQEARIYSEKLIEQIFDMSTTNPITNQYIWTGPELEGNLKTRQFYYRNLDYPNSYYSGSVGILIGLLKLENYYKYNSYIKKLIVDIEIDIDNILSSKDTGINIGAYNGISQYIKYYIDLYSVKKVKFDYFLDRIDKLVNKIHASLEKDKKLDILDGTAGVSMTLIALLDINIPEKLREKVIALISKCHDHLINSIIIRDGEYYFPTEQDKEKFFTGFAHGTSGITMALYKAGKILSIDNSKIIEKIIETERKYYNKVDKCWYRDNSKKDISWGWCHGVPGILLSRVELFSDGYRDKYLLNEIEELYKITIHESLGTNLTFCHGDPGNLTICKYVQRKLSFIDEDLDNYIKSLIFCIINSEEYCIRGNEAPGLVQGKMGIVNFINADLKNDFDPLFDIIMMTSK
- a CDS encoding ABC transporter ATP-binding protein produces the protein MNILTISNLNFSYGKKRIINNGNLSVESGDIVGLIGNNGSGKTTLMKLISGIIPGYSENITVNSKSIGILIEEPSLYKDMTVIENLRFYCKLYRKEYDVISKYKKILGVETFLNKKVSKLSLGMKQRIGLFSALIASNEFVLLDEPTNGLDPTGIDDLLKLIKKLSLDFDITFIISSHILENLDKICNKNVLIRDEKLIYLDSSEYMKFKIYSFEVSQNMIIKILEAKAISYESNKRDIIVSASDIEQVESLFNEKNIRISKEKSSLSEVYFNEK
- a CDS encoding ABC transporter permease, which encodes MKSKVEILFLKKDIFRVSLPIFWGLSLISGFSIIWSKNYLSGPFRVDNIYAMFSTISSFMLMYLSVSLFGKEFQYKTINMIRISNRSPLEIIIRKLIVMVVAGLITSLLSFLEVLVEQLYFGHTEVNLINLLGRLTLSYFVYCLFLFSVGSIIVFLLKNTLFSFICILLFLRIGVTFMNILSNFSTMRSFVQYIPLSFAETSFSFANYTGKQMLVMVLWSFVFLSLTPLIYKKRGYE
- a CDS encoding DUF4135 domain-containing protein — translated: MIKYESNKLSSIHGIFDCYYQQYVSKILIELNKVEPKKFFTENIKETCRYEIVDKIIEQISNVTTYSLIDFYNYHKKKSNISYKEFNNLLKKQEFVDEFHLLYPLIPTRSITIIENYTLKFENIMKILLYYKKDILQFLNVEVDNELEISYLNSFDGDFHKETFVVIVGLYDRKIVIKKRTNLGERILNIVQKYFKKEFIDIPVAKTLLLSNDLCIQEYIKNDDILDNKELKSFYFKFGVMAGIFTALGSKDLHSENMIANINGPYFIDLEAAITSEEHILSFSFLKESYLFDSNEQRMVYGMVDLSAFSGGNITSSEYSIKNKGKDDISLGISEFTNEGKNIPKNLRGVFVNTFDYRKEVIDGFIISMNILKKYKSYLIEELKDIEDYTHRLVLRDTGFYAKYLHDLNFPLYTKNLSKTQNYIKILKKRSIREKKILDEEVECLEKNIIPYFTSSDFENNDVTRLNFINHFSKVIDGMDKELHYLNMILSNDATEEFKINFSSSKNRVFSEIKAFENYCSTEDLFKYGVTDYSVTDRLLGYYNDLFTFGGSILTFNNIISNTKKLDKVLNTVNFNRCNFYISGLTGYQSGLLLKYILGQETKNYLSAREMALKNDDIDFSTYGSAIVILDYLYRQTDKLEYLKDIKFLGEKYLENIGKHKLTGMLHGYAGDLIVLNVLFHYYNKNIIIENIEEAIKNENIHFDSGKANWRDSRVEGVKNFPCAISYGSPGIIISRLILLKNTRISVNLRQSIYKDIKNGVLGIISQQRFEFSDDTLINGYAGAVLTLKIVLESKIFSNNHDLNCKILQYVDQAKKELTCEEWRYAKLQNIFNPSFANGRIGTIFVLWYITADDPERFSIFKKILRL